A genomic window from Chitinophaga pollutisoli includes:
- a CDS encoding histidine kinase, protein MDILKTITRLRLHHVIFWAAFFVVWITLRIDDYPDLTPTVLAGLLKIVSLAGAVYFTNYVLIPKFLYKKRYGTFALSFTVLVGATGFAVIKILNWILLPYASTISHWPNATLNSQLYDVYIPLFFMVGAAAGIKFYIDQIRTLHHLQSALRAGAEQELQFLRSQINPHSLFNSLNTIYFLIRKDNPLARETLLRFSDLLRYQLYECNSEKIDIAKEIQYLENYLALQRLRHDEQYHIHFEYAPEVKDFEIAPLLLMPFVENAFKHISHQTANKVHIQMERENGRFSFTVKNTCESRPQGAPGGIGLANVKRRLELLYNGKHSLDIAPGAHQFAVTLTLLV, encoded by the coding sequence ATGGACATCCTGAAGACAATCACGCGCCTGCGGTTGCATCACGTAATATTTTGGGCCGCCTTCTTTGTGGTGTGGATCACATTGCGGATCGACGATTACCCCGACCTCACACCCACGGTGCTGGCCGGGTTGCTGAAGATCGTTTCGCTCGCGGGGGCGGTGTATTTCACCAATTACGTCCTGATCCCGAAGTTCCTGTACAAGAAGCGGTATGGGACCTTTGCCCTGAGTTTTACGGTGCTGGTGGGGGCAACAGGGTTTGCGGTGATTAAGATATTGAACTGGATCCTCCTGCCCTATGCGTCCACGATCTCGCATTGGCCCAACGCCACGCTGAACAGCCAGCTGTACGATGTGTATATCCCCTTGTTTTTCATGGTGGGCGCGGCGGCGGGGATCAAGTTTTACATCGACCAGATCAGAACACTCCATCATTTGCAGAGCGCCCTTCGCGCGGGCGCCGAACAGGAGCTCCAGTTCCTCCGTTCCCAGATCAACCCGCATTCGCTCTTCAATTCCCTCAACACGATCTACTTCCTCATCCGTAAAGATAACCCCCTCGCACGCGAAACCCTCCTGCGCTTCTCAGACCTCCTCCGCTACCAGCTCTACGAATGCAATTCCGAAAAAATCGACATTGCCAAAGAAATCCAATACCTGGAAAATTACCTGGCGCTGCAAAGGCTCCGGCACGACGAGCAATACCACATCCATTTCGAGTACGCGCCCGAGGTCAAGGATTTCGAAATCGCGCCTTTGCTGCTGATGCCTTTCGTGGAAAATGCCTTCAAGCACATCTCGCATCAAACGGCGAACAAGGTTCATATCCAGATGGAGCGGGAAAACGGACGGTTCTCATTTACGGTGAAAAACACCTGTGAGTCCCGGCCGCAGGGCGCGCCGGGAGGCATCGGGCTGGCCAATGTCAAACGGCGGCTGGAGCTTTTGTATAATGGAAAACACTCGCTCGATATCGCACCGGGTGCGCATCAGTTTGCAGTCACTTTAACCTTGCTGGTATGA
- a CDS encoding LytTR family DNA-binding domain-containing protein, which produces MKLQCLVVDDEPMARQGLREYIADVSFLEWAGECENALKAAEFLQQQPVDLLFLDIRLPRLSGLEFLRTLPHRPLTIITTAYPDHALEGFELDVLDYLLKPVSFERFLKAVNKAKAQLKQDAPDHFYIKCEHRLEKIRLADVLFVEALQNYIAVHTLQRKYITYLTFKAVEEYLPAEQFIKVHKSYIVAASKIDSIEGNTILVGTNEVPVSRALRDEVMEKILQNRYLKR; this is translated from the coding sequence ATGAAATTACAATGTCTGGTGGTAGACGATGAGCCCATGGCGCGGCAGGGCCTCCGCGAATACATCGCCGACGTCAGCTTCCTGGAATGGGCCGGAGAATGCGAGAATGCCCTCAAAGCGGCGGAATTCCTGCAGCAGCAGCCGGTCGACCTCCTTTTCCTCGACATTCGCCTGCCGCGCCTCAGCGGGCTGGAATTCCTGCGGACCCTCCCGCATAGGCCCCTCACCATCATCACCACCGCCTACCCCGACCACGCGCTGGAAGGCTTCGAGCTGGATGTGCTCGACTATCTGCTCAAACCCGTTTCCTTCGAACGGTTCCTCAAAGCCGTCAACAAGGCGAAAGCACAATTGAAACAAGACGCGCCGGACCACTTCTATATCAAATGCGAACACCGCCTGGAAAAGATCCGGTTGGCCGATGTGCTCTTCGTGGAAGCGTTGCAGAATTACATCGCCGTGCATACGCTGCAGCGCAAATACATCACCTACCTCACATTCAAGGCCGTGGAAGAATACCTGCCGGCGGAACAGTTCATCAAAGTGCATAAATCGTACATCGTAGCCGCTTCAAAAATCGACAGCATCGAAGGCAACACGATCCTGGTAGGCACGAATGAAGTGCCCGTCAGCCGCGCGCTGCGCGACGAGGTGATGGAAAAGATCCTGCAGAACCGTTACCTAAAGCGCTGA
- the thrS gene encoding threonine--tRNA ligase, which translates to MINITFPDGAVRQYEQGVTALDIAKSISEGLARKVLAAKINGQVVDATRPISKDGALQLLTWTDADGKATMWHSSAHLMAEALESLYPGVKFGYGPPLENGGFFYDVDLDGRQISDEELRQLEAKMNELAKQNNAYVRKDVSKADAIAYFKAKGDPYKLDLLEKLEDGSITFYTQGAFTDLCRGPHIPNTGFIKAVKLTNIAGAYWQGNEKNKMLTRIYGITFPSQKELDEYLVLIEEAKKRDHRKLGKELELFAFSERVGLGLPLWLPKGAMLRERLQSFLQRAQVESGYLPVVTPHIGSKQLYVTSGHYEKYGKDSFQPIHTPEEGEEFLLKPMNCPHHCEIYKASPKSYKDLPVRLAEFGTVYRYEQHGELHGLTRVRGFTQDDAHLFCRPDQVKDEFIKVIDLVLYVFKSLNFTDYTAQISLRDQEDRSKYIGTDENWERAEQAIIEAAAEKGLRTVVEYGEAAFYGPKLDFMVKDALGRKWQLGTIQVDYNLPERFELEYIGPDNKPHRPVMIHRAPFGSLERFIAVLIEHCAGKFPLWLTPVQAKILPISDKFVPYAEKVAELLKNAEIRAEIDDRNEKIGKKIREAELAKIPYMLVLGEKEETDEKVAVRRQAKGDLGTMDVQGFINLVQDEVINRKPFE; encoded by the coding sequence ATGATCAACATTACATTCCCGGATGGCGCTGTAAGACAGTATGAGCAAGGCGTAACTGCACTGGACATCGCAAAATCCATCAGCGAAGGGCTGGCCCGCAAGGTGCTGGCGGCGAAGATAAACGGTCAGGTGGTAGACGCCACCCGCCCCATTTCGAAGGACGGCGCATTGCAGCTGCTGACCTGGACGGATGCGGACGGCAAGGCGACCATGTGGCACTCTTCTGCGCACCTGATGGCGGAAGCGCTGGAAAGCCTGTATCCGGGAGTGAAATTCGGCTACGGTCCCCCGCTGGAAAACGGCGGCTTCTTCTACGATGTAGACCTGGACGGCCGGCAGATCTCCGACGAGGAGCTTCGCCAGCTGGAAGCCAAAATGAACGAACTGGCCAAACAGAACAACGCCTACGTCCGCAAAGACGTATCCAAGGCGGATGCCATCGCTTACTTCAAAGCGAAAGGCGACCCCTATAAACTGGACCTCCTCGAAAAGCTGGAAGACGGCTCCATCACGTTTTACACGCAGGGCGCCTTCACGGACCTCTGCCGCGGGCCGCACATTCCCAATACCGGCTTCATCAAGGCCGTAAAACTCACCAATATCGCCGGGGCTTACTGGCAGGGCAACGAAAAAAACAAGATGCTGACCCGCATATACGGCATTACGTTCCCTTCCCAGAAAGAGCTCGACGAATACCTGGTGCTGATTGAGGAAGCAAAAAAACGTGACCACCGCAAGCTGGGCAAGGAACTGGAACTGTTCGCCTTCTCCGAGCGCGTGGGCCTGGGCCTGCCACTGTGGCTGCCTAAAGGCGCCATGCTCCGCGAGCGCCTGCAATCCTTCCTCCAGCGCGCCCAGGTAGAAAGCGGTTACCTTCCCGTGGTAACCCCGCACATCGGCAGCAAACAATTGTACGTGACCTCCGGGCACTACGAGAAATACGGTAAAGACAGCTTCCAGCCCATCCATACGCCCGAAGAAGGCGAGGAATTCCTGCTGAAGCCCATGAACTGTCCGCACCACTGCGAGATCTACAAAGCTTCCCCGAAGTCTTATAAAGATCTGCCGGTGCGCCTGGCCGAATTCGGCACGGTATACCGGTACGAGCAGCACGGCGAGCTCCACGGGCTTACCCGCGTGCGGGGCTTTACCCAGGACGATGCCCACCTTTTCTGCCGCCCCGACCAGGTGAAAGACGAGTTCATCAAGGTGATCGACCTGGTGCTGTACGTATTCAAAAGCCTCAACTTTACGGATTATACCGCCCAGATTTCCTTGCGCGACCAGGAAGACCGCAGCAAATACATCGGCACCGATGAAAACTGGGAACGCGCCGAGCAGGCGATTATCGAGGCGGCAGCCGAAAAGGGGCTCCGCACGGTAGTGGAATACGGCGAAGCCGCATTCTATGGCCCGAAACTTGATTTCATGGTGAAAGACGCCCTCGGCCGTAAATGGCAGCTGGGTACCATCCAGGTGGATTACAACCTGCCCGAGCGCTTCGAACTGGAGTATATCGGTCCGGATAACAAACCGCACCGCCCCGTGATGATCCACCGCGCGCCCTTCGGTTCGCTGGAACGCTTCATCGCCGTGCTGATCGAGCACTGCGCAGGCAAGTTCCCCCTGTGGCTCACGCCGGTACAGGCCAAAATCCTGCCGATTAGTGACAAGTTCGTGCCGTATGCAGAAAAAGTCGCTGAATTGCTTAAAAATGCCGAAATTCGCGCTGAAATTGACGACCGGAACGAAAAGATCGGCAAAAAGATCCGCGAAGCGGAATTAGCCAAGATTCCCTACATGCTGGTGCTGGGAGAAAAAGAAGAGACAGACGAGAAAGTGGCGGTACGCCGCCAGGCGAAAGGAGACCTGGGCACCATGGATGTACAAGGATTTATCAACCTGGTGCAAGATGAAGTGATTAATCGTAAACCATTTGAATAA
- a CDS encoding rhodanese-related sulfurtransferase — MVLHNRVSATELKQRLAAETFRRVTVSFYQYAKISDPQIFRDDLYLALHQLGVFGRIYVAHEGINAQISIPEHNYEAFRDHLYTIPFLNGIRLNIAVEDDGKSFWVLKIKVREKIVADGIDDPTFDMDNRGKYLDARAFNELTEDPDTVIIDMRNHYEFEVGHFDKALEVPSDTFREQLPMAVEMMKDNKDKNIIMYCTGGIRCEKASAYMLHHGFNNVYHLEGGIIEYSNKAREQGLPNKFRGKNFVFDDRLGERITEEIISQCHQCGEPCDDHINCANEGCHLLFIQCEKCAAKYNKCCSEACAEVIALPEEQQAEMRKGIDKGLMLFNKRKRRRLPKPGDSAL, encoded by the coding sequence ATGGTTCTTCACAACAGAGTATCCGCCACCGAGTTAAAGCAACGGTTGGCCGCGGAAACCTTCCGCCGCGTTACGGTATCGTTTTACCAGTACGCCAAAATTTCCGATCCGCAGATTTTCAGGGATGATTTGTACCTGGCGCTTCATCAACTTGGGGTGTTCGGGCGTATTTACGTCGCCCACGAAGGCATCAACGCGCAGATCAGCATCCCGGAACACAATTATGAAGCCTTCCGTGATCATCTTTACACTATTCCCTTCCTCAACGGCATCCGCCTCAACATCGCGGTGGAAGACGACGGCAAATCGTTCTGGGTATTGAAAATTAAAGTCCGTGAGAAAATTGTGGCCGACGGGATCGACGATCCCACGTTCGACATGGATAACCGCGGCAAATACCTCGACGCCCGCGCTTTCAACGAACTCACCGAAGATCCCGACACCGTAATTATAGATATGCGCAACCACTACGAATTCGAAGTGGGGCATTTCGACAAAGCCCTGGAAGTACCGTCGGACACCTTCCGCGAGCAACTGCCCATGGCGGTGGAAATGATGAAAGACAACAAAGACAAGAACATCATCATGTACTGCACCGGCGGCATCCGTTGCGAAAAAGCCTCCGCGTACATGCTGCACCACGGCTTCAACAACGTCTACCACCTCGAAGGCGGCATCATCGAATATTCCAACAAAGCCCGCGAGCAGGGGCTTCCCAACAAATTCCGCGGCAAGAACTTCGTGTTCGACGACCGCCTGGGCGAACGCATCACCGAAGAGATCATCTCCCAGTGCCATCAATGCGGCGAACCTTGCGACGATCACATCAACTGCGCCAACGAAGGTTGCCACCTGCTTTTCATCCAATGCGAAAAATGCGCCGCGAAGTACAACAAATGCTGCAGCGAAGCATGCGCGGAAGTGATCGCCCTGCCTGAAGAACAACAGGCCGAAATGCGCAAAGGGATAGATAAGGGACTGATGCTTTTCAACAAACGCAAGAGACGGCGCCTGCCCAAACCCGGAGACTCAGCGCTTTAG
- a CDS encoding DUF5686 family protein → MLRILSPFILLLFVLPASGAQIRGVVTNKRGEPLPYATVMIKGTTLGTTTNATGAYVLEVPAGNHVIVCQYMGYKKEETAVLAGGEPRELNFSLEPVSLQVKEVVVRSGGEDPAYAIIRQAIKKRPYYLSQVKNYTCESYIKMLARLRNMPKRVFGQKVDPTEIGVDSSGKGIVALTESVTKIAWRDPDMKLDVISSRSSGGGLGFSIPTIINFYQNNVEAMESQVGPRGFISPISDNAIHYYKYRLEGTFVDDGKLVNKILVTPRRKYEPLFAGHIYITEDDWRIHSTDLRLTKEYQLELIDTLVIRQTHVPVAPDVWRTKDQVVYLAAKVFGFDITANSVNVYSNYNLNPEFPKGYFNKVVMKYQKDAEWRDKRFWDSVRPVALEADELKDFHVKDSTARARRDSAKSRQQLDSLRAKPQPKKPLDVLWEGVNHRWYFQGDTAVQSHAFYMPGLVKGLSYNTVEGVALQISPGVTFTLPGRRYLSWMSSVRYGFSNTHLQAQTGLTLTRSPEGGIGSRNTWSLYGGKRITQFNRANPIGPVMNSLYTLLLRENYMKLYESRFAQLAFSKVYESSFAFSVNALYEDRLPVENTTTYSFFRKDRNSFTSNLPEELPGLVFQREKVLTVGGNVSYQPGQRYIEYPRGRRAIGSKFPTFSAAYRKGFIDANFDKWNVDVRDEMNFKLLGELKYHLGAGGFLNAQSASLPDMQHFNGNQTFLNIRYLNSFQLAQYYEYSTTAGLFATANIEHHFNGLLTNRIPLFNRLKWHLVAGTNAFYVDRANNYVEVFAGLENILKLFRVDVVAGYQSQSDTRIGIRLGFGGILGGAFKVE, encoded by the coding sequence ATGCTCAGAATCCTATCCCCATTTATCCTGTTACTGTTTGTACTGCCCGCTTCAGGCGCCCAGATCCGCGGCGTTGTCACCAATAAGCGCGGCGAGCCCCTGCCATACGCTACCGTCATGATCAAGGGCACCACCCTCGGCACCACCACCAACGCCACCGGCGCGTACGTGCTGGAAGTGCCCGCAGGCAACCACGTGATCGTTTGCCAGTATATGGGATATAAGAAGGAGGAAACTGCCGTGCTGGCCGGCGGCGAGCCCCGGGAACTGAACTTCTCGCTCGAGCCAGTGAGCCTCCAGGTAAAGGAAGTGGTGGTACGCTCGGGCGGCGAAGACCCCGCCTATGCTATCATCCGGCAAGCCATCAAAAAAAGACCGTACTACCTCTCGCAAGTCAAAAACTACACCTGCGAATCCTATATCAAAATGCTGGCGCGACTGCGGAATATGCCCAAACGCGTATTCGGCCAGAAAGTAGATCCCACTGAAATCGGCGTGGACTCCTCCGGCAAAGGGATCGTGGCGCTCACCGAATCCGTCACCAAAATCGCCTGGCGCGACCCCGACATGAAGCTCGACGTCATTTCCAGCAGATCCAGCGGCGGAGGACTCGGCTTCAGCATCCCCACCATCATCAACTTCTACCAGAACAACGTGGAAGCCATGGAATCGCAGGTAGGCCCCCGGGGCTTTATTTCCCCTATCTCCGACAATGCGATCCATTATTACAAATACCGCCTCGAAGGCACGTTTGTGGACGACGGCAAGCTGGTGAACAAGATCCTCGTGACCCCCCGACGCAAATACGAACCGCTCTTCGCCGGGCATATTTATATCACCGAAGACGATTGGCGCATCCACAGCACAGACCTCCGGCTCACCAAAGAATACCAGCTCGAACTGATCGATACGCTCGTGATCCGCCAAACGCATGTGCCTGTGGCGCCCGATGTATGGCGCACCAAAGACCAGGTGGTATACCTCGCCGCTAAAGTTTTCGGCTTCGATATCACGGCCAATTCCGTCAATGTCTATTCCAACTACAACCTCAACCCCGAATTCCCGAAAGGCTATTTCAACAAGGTGGTGATGAAATACCAGAAAGATGCGGAGTGGCGTGATAAGCGGTTCTGGGACAGCGTTCGCCCCGTGGCGCTGGAAGCCGACGAACTGAAAGACTTCCATGTGAAAGACAGTACCGCCCGTGCCCGGCGCGATTCCGCCAAAAGCCGCCAGCAACTGGACTCCCTGCGCGCCAAACCGCAACCCAAAAAACCGCTGGACGTACTCTGGGAAGGCGTGAACCACCGCTGGTATTTCCAGGGCGATACCGCTGTGCAATCACACGCCTTTTACATGCCCGGTCTCGTGAAAGGCCTGAGCTACAACACCGTGGAAGGCGTGGCTTTGCAAATCAGTCCGGGTGTTACGTTTACACTGCCGGGCAGGCGATACCTCAGCTGGATGTCGAGTGTGCGGTACGGGTTTTCCAACACGCACCTGCAGGCGCAAACCGGTTTAACGCTCACCCGTTCACCGGAAGGTGGCATTGGGTCGCGGAATACCTGGTCGTTGTACGGCGGCAAGCGGATTACGCAATTCAACCGCGCCAATCCCATCGGGCCGGTGATGAATTCACTCTACACGTTGTTGCTGCGTGAGAATTATATGAAATTGTATGAAAGCCGGTTTGCGCAACTGGCATTCAGCAAGGTATATGAAAGTTCGTTTGCATTCAGCGTGAATGCGCTGTACGAAGACCGGCTGCCGGTGGAGAATACAACGACCTACTCCTTCTTCCGGAAAGACAGGAACTCCTTCACCTCCAACCTGCCCGAAGAGCTGCCCGGCCTCGTTTTTCAAAGAGAAAAAGTGCTCACGGTGGGCGGCAACGTCAGTTACCAACCGGGCCAGCGGTATATCGAGTATCCGCGGGGCAGGAGGGCCATCGGTTCCAAATTCCCGACTTTCAGCGCGGCTTACCGCAAAGGATTTATCGACGCGAATTTCGACAAATGGAATGTTGATGTGAGGGATGAGATGAATTTCAAGTTGTTGGGAGAACTTAAATATCATTTGGGTGCAGGCGGCTTCCTCAACGCGCAATCCGCTTCCTTGCCCGACATGCAGCATTTCAACGGCAACCAGACGTTCCTCAATATCCGCTACCTCAACAGCTTCCAGCTGGCGCAATATTACGAATACAGCACCACCGCCGGTTTATTTGCCACGGCCAACATCGAGCATCACTTCAACGGGTTGCTGACTAACCGCATTCCGCTCTTTAACCGCCTAAAGTGGCACCTGGTGGCGGGCACGAATGCGTTTTATGTGGACAGGGCCAACAACTATGTGGAAGTTTTTGCCGGTTTGGAGAATATCCTCAAATTGTTCCGGGTGGATGTCGTGGCGGGATATCAAAGCCAATCGGATACACGGATCGGGATCCGCCTCGGTTTCGGGGGGATTCTTGGCGGTGCGTTCAAAGTGGAGTAG
- a CDS encoding SMUG2 DNA glycosylase family protein codes for MKTLADKIIHFNTHLSYHGRLPAGIRIMNPFAENPSVIPVMESFYRKFYSDGHRRRMIIGINPGRFGAALSGVPFTDSARLADPCGITYPGFKSYEVSSVFVYDVIAAYGGPEAFYRDFYIGSMCPLGFTIQKPGGKEVNYNYYDSKALTAAVYPFMVESLRKQVEFGLDREVAYVLGTGKNAAFVQQVNAAEGFFKKLIPLEHPRFVMQYKLKSKQEYIDKYLRAFAE; via the coding sequence ATGAAGACGCTGGCCGACAAGATCATTCATTTCAACACGCATCTCTCCTATCATGGCCGGTTGCCGGCGGGCATCCGCATCATGAACCCCTTTGCGGAGAACCCTTCGGTCATCCCCGTGATGGAATCTTTCTACCGGAAATTTTACAGCGACGGCCACCGCCGCCGGATGATCATCGGCATCAACCCCGGCCGCTTCGGTGCGGCGCTCTCCGGCGTCCCATTTACCGACTCGGCGCGCCTGGCCGACCCCTGCGGTATTACGTACCCGGGGTTCAAATCCTACGAAGTGTCTTCCGTATTTGTGTACGACGTGATCGCCGCTTACGGCGGGCCGGAGGCGTTTTACCGCGATTTCTACATCGGGTCCATGTGTCCGCTGGGGTTCACCATCCAGAAGCCGGGCGGAAAAGAAGTGAATTATAACTACTATGACAGCAAAGCCCTCACCGCGGCCGTTTACCCTTTCATGGTCGAAAGCCTCCGCAAACAAGTGGAATTCGGGCTCGACCGGGAGGTGGCTTATGTACTAGGTACGGGCAAAAACGCGGCGTTCGTGCAGCAGGTGAACGCGGCGGAAGGGTTCTTCAAAAAACTCATCCCCCTCGAACATCCCCGCTTCGTCATGCAATATAAATTGAAAAGCAAGCAGGAATATATAGATAAATACCTGAGGGCGTTTGCGGAGTAA
- the abc-f gene encoding ribosomal protection-like ABC-F family protein, with product MLIALQDITFEFGARTIIEDSSWHIVPGDRVGLIGLNGTGKSTLLRIINGEYTISKGSINKSKDLTIGFFNQDLLSFESDESILSVGMTAFEKAVKVEKELEELTKKLETSEDEALLMEYSEKLHEFDILDGYNIRHKTATVLEGLGFSTSDLERPYNQFSGGWRMRVLLAKLILQQPDVLMLDEPTNHLDLPSIEWLEKYLSNYDGAVIIVSHDRYFLDRMVNKIVELYQQELHHYAGNYEDYEEEKSLRRELQQRAFENQQDYIRQQERFIERFKAKASKAAQAQSIMKRLDRLERVEQVDNGPSKIRMNFSVDKIPGKILCTLNGVSKSYGPIKILENARAEINRGDKIALIGANGKGKSTLLRVIDGSDSYEGDRQPGHNVVTSFYAQHQLESLHLDNEILEELKSCASGNTEMELRGLLGAFLFQGDDVFKKIRILSGGEKARVALAKVIISKANFLLLDEPTNHLDMNSVDMLIDALGKYEGSLVLVSHDRYFVSRTANKIWEIVDGEIKEFDGTYTEWEEWKKRMAAQAQPAKAEKEKKSAPAPVQQQKAPVDNTLKKELQKQQRQVQNLEKQLGDLKAKVQQLEADMANPDIYADKNKFKSVESAYKTASAELAKAMAEYEAAFEKVMELEEKAQG from the coding sequence ATGCTCATCGCACTGCAGGACATTACTTTTGAATTCGGCGCAAGGACTATCATAGAAGACAGCTCATGGCATATCGTACCGGGTGACCGCGTAGGGCTGATCGGCCTCAACGGCACGGGGAAATCCACGCTCCTCCGCATTATCAATGGAGAATACACCATTTCCAAAGGGAGTATCAATAAGAGCAAAGACCTCACCATCGGGTTCTTCAACCAGGACCTCCTCAGCTTCGAATCCGACGAATCCATCCTCAGCGTGGGTATGACCGCCTTCGAAAAGGCCGTGAAAGTGGAAAAGGAACTGGAAGAACTGACCAAAAAGCTCGAAACTTCCGAAGACGAGGCCCTGCTCATGGAGTACAGCGAAAAACTCCATGAGTTCGATATCCTCGACGGCTACAACATCCGCCACAAAACCGCCACGGTGCTGGAAGGCCTCGGCTTTTCCACCTCCGACTTGGAACGTCCCTACAACCAGTTCTCCGGCGGCTGGCGCATGCGCGTGCTCCTGGCCAAGCTCATCCTGCAGCAGCCCGACGTGCTCATGCTCGACGAGCCCACGAACCACCTCGACCTTCCCTCCATTGAATGGTTGGAAAAATACCTCAGCAACTACGACGGCGCCGTGATCATTGTTTCGCACGACCGTTACTTCCTCGACCGCATGGTTAACAAGATCGTGGAACTATACCAGCAGGAACTCCATCACTATGCCGGTAACTACGAGGATTATGAAGAAGAGAAGTCGCTCCGCCGCGAATTGCAGCAGCGCGCTTTCGAAAACCAGCAGGATTACATCCGCCAGCAGGAACGATTCATCGAACGGTTCAAGGCCAAAGCCTCCAAAGCCGCGCAGGCACAGTCGATCATGAAACGCCTCGACCGTTTGGAGCGCGTGGAGCAGGTCGATAACGGACCTTCCAAGATCCGGATGAACTTTAGTGTAGACAAGATCCCGGGCAAGATACTTTGCACGCTGAATGGCGTGTCGAAGTCATATGGCCCGATTAAAATATTGGAAAACGCCCGCGCGGAAATCAACCGGGGCGACAAAATCGCCCTCATCGGTGCGAACGGTAAAGGAAAATCCACCCTGCTGCGCGTGATCGACGGGTCAGATAGCTATGAAGGCGACCGCCAGCCAGGGCACAACGTGGTGACGAGCTTCTACGCCCAGCACCAGCTGGAGTCGCTGCATCTCGACAACGAGATCCTGGAGGAGCTGAAAAGCTGCGCCAGCGGGAATACCGAAATGGAGCTCCGCGGTTTGCTCGGCGCGTTCCTGTTCCAGGGCGACGACGTTTTCAAGAAGATCCGCATCCTTTCTGGTGGTGAAAAGGCGCGCGTGGCGCTGGCGAAAGTGATCATCAGCAAAGCGAACTTCCTGCTGCTCGACGAACCTACGAACCACCTGGATATGAACTCGGTGGACATGTTGATTGATGCTTTGGGTAAATATGAAGGCAGCCTCGTGCTGGTGAGCCACGACCGTTATTTCGTAAGCCGCACGGCCAATAAGATATGGGAGATCGTGGACGGCGAGATCAAGGAATTCGACGGCACCTACACCGAGTGGGAAGAATGGAAAAAACGAATGGCCGCCCAGGCGCAACCGGCGAAAGCGGAAAAGGAAAAGAAATCCGCCCCCGCTCCTGTGCAGCAACAGAAAGCCCCCGTCGATAATACCCTCAAAAAGGAATTGCAGAAGCAGCAACGCCAGGTGCAGAACCTGGAAAAGCAGCTTGGCGACTTGAAAGCCAAAGTGCAGCAACTGGAAGCCGATATGGCGAATCCGGATATTTATGCGGACAAGAACAAGTTCAAATCCGTGGAATCCGCCTATAAAACAGCGTCCGCCGAACTGGCTAAAGCCATGGCGGAATATGAGGCGGCTTTCGAGAAAGTGATGGAACTGGAAGAGAAAGCACAAGGATGA